The Synechocystis sp. PCC 6714 nucleotide sequence ATTCCCGAGGATAAGCTTGATGTGGTGCAGGAATGGGATAGGAAAAAATTGAATGTAACCTTTATCCTGCAATATCTTGGCAAGACTGTCTAGTTAGTAATAGACACTATAAGTTCAAGTTAATGTCTAGCGGCTGATGGACGGTGTAAAGTCACCGCTAGGCAACTCTATTTTTCCCGACATGTACTATTACCTATAGCTCCCCTAATCACTACCGATGACAGCTCACTTTTTGAGAAAGTATGAACTAATAAAATGATCCTCTTTGATAATCTGGTCTGCGTTAGGAAACAAACCCCCAGTAATTTTTGTGAAACTGTCTAGTTCGATGTCTATTAAGCACTTGATAGTGTCCGCCATATTTCTTTTTTTACTGTCTAGTCAGCATGAGACAGTTCACTATCAAATTTTTCAAACCTTTACTAAATAAGGCTTTAAAGTATCTAGTCAACAATGGACATTGTAAATTGGCTGAATATTTTTGATGTCTAGTAGTGGCTGGACAGTGGTAAATCTCAAGACTGTGGCTCCAAACCCCTAGTAATTTTTTTAGGACTGTCTGGTGGATAGAAGACAGTGTAAAGCTCCTAATAGACAGCCAATGGATTTTGTTACAGGGTTTGCCAGAATTGTTCATATCCCCAGCGTTTACCCCATGCGTTTACCTATTTTTCCTATTGTTGCCAGTATTTTAATGTCCACCTTGCCTGTGGTGGCCCAAGTTATCCCCTCATTTGTTGGGTTACGCTATGAAGCTATCTCAGATCCCGACCTTGAAACCTTGGTTTACAAAAACCTTCCAGCGGGCATGGTTTCTGAAGGAGACTCCATAGTCGGTGAAGTTGATATCCCCCAACCCTTGTCTGTTTCCTGGTATCGCCTGGGGGATGTGCGCTATATGTGGTTTGAGAAAATTCTTTCTAATGTCATTACGGAACGTCCCAAAGGATTAAAGAATCATCAAACCATTTTGGTTTTGGATGCGGTGCAACTGCCCGATGGGGAATTTTATCTTTTGCGTGGATGTGAACGTAACGGTGAACAAGATCCAGAAATTTTTGTTGTTGGAGACACTACAGATCCAGACTCAGAATGGGTCACCGAATTTAAACAAGTCTGGCGGGCCAATCGGCAAACGGAAAAGCTTGAAAAAATCTCCCCTGTCGGTATTCGCTGTGAGAATCCAGCCTGGGGGATCTAAACGCATTGCCGAAACTGTCTATTAACCATTTGATAGTGTCTAGTTTTACTCCCTTCTTAATTGTCTAGTTGGTAGGAGACAGTTAGTTTTGTTTTTTCCAGAATCTCTGCTGAGTAAGCTTTTAAGTTATCTAGTCAGCACTGGACATCGTGAAGTAGCCGCAGCATTTATGTGTCTTGTCAGTGCTGGACAGTTGTAAATTCTAGGAATGGCTGTGAACCCCTAGTAATTTTTTGAGGTCTGGTTACATAACCGACTTACCATGGTTGGAGAATAACCATAGCTTGGTATGGAGAATAATTCCGAATGTCCACTTCTGCCTTTCCCAGAACCGTTTTAGTCACTGGTGTTACTGGACGTACAGGTTCATTGGTGTTCCAAAAATTACAGGCTCAGCCGGAATATTTTACTGTCAGAGGATTGGGGAGATCACCGGAGAAACAGCAACAGGTGCTTGGGGAGCAATCGACGTGTTTTGTAGGAGATATACGCAAACCAGAAACTTTAGTCGAGCCTCTGCGGGGCTGTGATGTTTTGGTAATTTTAACCAGTGCGATTCCTGTGGTGGTTGGACAACCAGAACCTGGGCAACGTCCTCCCCTTGGGTTTTTGACGGGAGAGATGCCGGAGGATGTCGATTATCATGGTCAGGTGAATCAAATTGAAGCGGCTAAGGTGGCTGGAGTCGAGCATATTATTCTGGTGGGTTCGATGGGAGGAACCAATCCAGATCACATGCTAAATAAGATTGGTGATGGCAATATCTTGCTCTGGAAACGCAAGGCTGAGCAATACTTGATTGATTCTGGTATCGATTACACGATTATTCGGGCAGGGGGTTTATTGGATCAGCCTGGGGGTAAGCGAGAGCTTTTGGTGGGGAAGGACGATCAATTACTAATTGATCCACCGGAGGGTATTCCGACTTCTATTCCCCGTGCTGATATTGCCGAATTAGTGGTACGGGCAATTATTGAACCTCAAGCCCGTAACAAAGCTTTTGATGTGATTTCCAAGCCAGAAGCCGATACTACGGCCACTGTTACGAGGGATTTTGCTGGCCTTTTTTCCCAGACAATGCCGGGATTGTAAGCTTCTGTAATTTTTTAAGACTGTCTAGTGAAATGTCTATTGGTTACTTGGTAGTGTCTATTCTTGATTTTCCCAACTGTCTAGTGAGCAGGAGACAATAATGAGGTATATTTTCAGAATCTTGTTTGGGCAAGCATTTTAAATGCCTAGTTATCACTGGACAGTGTAAAGTATCGGAACATTACTAGTGTCTAGTAGTCACTGGACAGTAGTAGATATTTGACCCGTGGAAGAATCCAATGCTGCCGATCGCCGATTTGTTGACCCGTTATAACTTAAAGACCCGCCAGAGCCTCTACAACCGTATTAATGCTTTGGGGCTTGAACCGACCCGTAAGGGGAATAAGGTTTTGTTTGATGACGAAGCGGTTAAGCTACTTGACCAATTGGATGAACATCTAGAGGAAGGTGGAACCCTCAATAACTTTGTCCCTCCCTCTGAAGTAACTACAGTGGAAAGCAGTATTGAATCCGTTGCCGTTGATTCTGACCTTCTCCCTTTTGACCCCGGCATGGTGGCTCTGATTCAGTTAATGGAATCTAGGCGATCGCCGTTGGATAATCTCAGGGATTTGGAGGATGCGGTCAGTTATGGTTGGTTGCTCACCACCACGCAGATAGAAAAATTACTAGGGGTTAAACCCAGAGGTGAGCAGTTTGATCGCCAAGGATTCTTATTTACTCGCCAGGGCAAAGCGGGACGAGAAGCCCAATGGTCGGTGATAAAAATTACTAGGGGCTTACGGTCTGTGGAGATGGAGTAAGGAGGGAGTGGATTACATAACTCAAAGGTTTGCTGTGAGTGTCAAGCACTCGCTAGACACTGTATATTTTCAAAGAGACAGTTTCCTGAAAGCTTTGATTGTTAACAGTTTCAAGAATAGACACTTAGGTCAATCCTATGAATGCCTCCCCTGATTTGACCCCCGACGAGATTCAAGATATCACTGATTTTTTGGTGACGGTTTACCAGGGCAACATTGAAAACATTGAAATGCCGGAGGAAATTAATGATGAACTCTATCGCTATACTTTCTGGGATGGCCCCAAACACATCCAGGTTATGGTCAATGAAAAAACGATGAAGATTGCGACCCGTATTTTGAACCCTGATGAGATTTAGGACTGTCAGTCTTTCACTAGACACTGTTCACCATTCACTGGACATTTGCCCAAAAAACCCATTAGATAAGGCTCAACAAAGAATATGATTGTTATTTACCACAATCCAGACTGCGGCACATCAAGAAACGTTTTACAGTTGATTGAAGCGGCGGGTTATTTGCCCCAGGTCATTGAGTATTTAAAGGAAGGTTGGACAAAGCCCCAACTCTTAGGATTATTTGCGGCGGCCGATCTAACACCCCGCAGTGCCCTACGAACAACCAAGTCTCCTGCGGCTGAACTGAACCTGTTAGAAGAAACTGTAACGGATGCTCAAATATTAGATGCAATGGTGGAGTATCCGATTTTGGTAAATAGGCCAATTGTCTGTACTCCCAAGGGAGTCCGGCTCTGTCGCCCTAGTGAAGTTGTTTTAGATTTGTTGGATCAGTGGCCTTCTGGCCCATTTGCCAAAGAAGATGGTGAACTGATACTGGATGAACAGGGAAATCCTGTCAAACTTGGATTGTCTACTACTCACTAGACAGTTTTCCGAAAGTTTCGCTCCCTATAGCCTTTGGGGAATTACCAGTGGTTACTGAGCTTGTCGAAATAGGGTTAAGAATAAGTGTTGAATTTTTTACTAGGGGTTTAGGGTGAAAGATAATCGTTATTCTCCTGACTGGACTGCGATCGCCACCACCAAAAAGCAGTCCGTTAATTGGGTCTGTGAACGGTGCGGGGTGCAATGTCTTAAGCCTGGAGAGGATAAAGAGTTGTCAAAGGAAGAACGCTATCGGCTCAGGATGGCGGTTCACCATTGCGATTACAATCCAGCTAATAATTCCCCTAGTAATTTGATGGCCCTTTGCTTGCCTTGTCATCTCCACTATCACCGCAGGCAACAGGGGAATGTCACACCAGGACAGTTATCGTTGGAATTTTGCTAGGATTTGTTTACGTGTTTTTTAACTGAATTTGATTTCCCTCTCTATTGAAAAGTCTCAGAGGGGAGGCTAGAAACATAAAATGTCACTTAAATTACTAATTTAACTATTTTTTATAAAATTTATGAGTCATAATCAAGAAACACAAGACCAAATACAAGACCAAATACAAAAACTATTTGATTCTTTGGAAAATGCGACACAGCGTTGTGTTGAAGAGCACTTTACTGAGCCAGCTCAAGTCAATGAATGGAACTTAAATGATGTATGTCATGCGGTATCTAAATATTTTGAAAAAGATATTAAAAATACATTAAAGATATACAATGGGCAAAAGTTAATTCAAGAACAGTTAAACGTAATTACACCGCGTCTTCAACTAGTTATAGAAGATATTAAAATTATTAAAGACTTAAGAGAAGAAGTTAAACAATTAAGAATAAGATATGAAGATTCTTTTAAATCAATCCATTTAAGCGTTGATTCTTTTCAAGATACTAGCAGAACTTTGTCTGAATTGATTAACAGAACAAAAGAAGATATTGATAAATTTCCGACAAAAGATTCGATAGAAATAATGATTCATAATCTTACAAGAGAGCTAATTTCTCAAAACACTTTTGATTCAAGATTGAACTCTATTGATGAAAGGATTAGAAGTAATGAAATTTCATCTAGAAACCAATTTTTAATTACTATTGCAACTCTTATAATAGGATTTATAGCTGTGATTGTGCCTCAATTTTATATATTATATGAAGATAAAAAAAACTCAGATAAATCAAAAGAAATGTCTAGTACGGAATTAGAATGCCCAAAACCTCTAATTGTGACCGATGCCAGTTTTACTCCCATAATCCTCATCTAGTTTGTGTGGTTCATCCTATTGGAGTGGAGGGAAAATGTTCCGACTTCAAACCCGACCTAATTCACGGGCGGATGAAGATGAATAATGGTCGCCCCTGGGTTATTTTTGGTGGGATGGGGAGCTATCTCCCAATAGGCCTGTTACATTGACCCCAGGGGAACAGCTTGAAATCTTGGACTTTCACCCCTTTTTTACTGGAGTTTGCCCTAAGTGTGGTCATGGGTTTGACCAGGATAATCCTCCCCCTATTTATTGGGATTGTCCGGCCTGTGGTTGGGTGGATGATTCGGTGTGATGATGATATTGCTTGCTCTATTTCAACCCCTTGAATTTCCTGATTCCTTCAATCAGGCGATCGCCGTCAATGTTTATGCCGAAACCATTTGCAAGAGTCAAGATCCTTTGGACGTAGCCCGTGGGGAAGCAACTCAAGCGGCAATGCAAGCTTTTAACCGCCATCGGCAACGACACGTTTTTCCCTTGGAAATCTGGGAACCCACCGAAGACCCAACGGAAGTAGAATTGCTGAGACGTTGGGACGAGTTTTCACAGAAGGTCTGCCCTGAAAGGTTGGAGTGATTATTTTCGCCAAGGCCAATGGGTTCCCATCTCAGTCTTTGCTGACCAGATTAGGTAAAGCATCAAGAGGCTGACTCCGGCGAGGAATGGTAATAGATCTTCCTTCATAACCCCTAGTAATAAACTGAATTCACTGTGCCCATTGCCCAATGGTCGTAATTAGTATGGATCAAAACGAGTGGATTATCTTTGCCGAGTTGCGACGGTCAGACTTTGAGTTGATTGTTTCAATCCTATCTGACCACTTCCCTCGTCTGGAATGGGGTTCACAGTGCGACGACTGGCTCTGGATTTATCGCCGGGACTACAAGTTAGAGATTGACTCGTTTTCGTCGATGGAACTGGAGGTGAAGGGCCCAAGGAAAGCCTATGGTTTGGCCCAGGAAATTTTGTGCCTGTTGCCGCCTTCGGTATTCGTTCAGGTTTTTGAAAGACCTAAGTTGGATCTCACCCGCTGAAGCCCCGATTAATAACCTTTTGGTTAACTATCACAATTTGTTAAGACCTTGCAACGGCTGATCTTATGTTGCGCTAGTATTCCGTCATACAGTAGAAACCTACCGTCAGTTATGAAAAGTAGGCGATTATCGATCCGGGTTCCAGACCCGTTACTTGGTCGGTTGGAGTCTTATCTTGACCAGCAGGGTTTGACGGTGACTGAGGGGGTATTAGCGTCCTATGTTGGGCAAAATGAACGGTTACCTTTCCTAGCGTGGATTGGTCGTGTTAAGCAACGCTTGGTAGTCTTGAAAAACAATATTTTTTTACCCTGAAGATTTTTTGCAGGGGCCGTATTTTAGGCTGTAAGTAATGAGTTGAGATGACTAATCAATGACGGCTCAAAATGTACTTTCCCCTCGACAGCTTGAACGACTACTAGCAATTGATGAATATATTCGCTCACCTATTCGATATACAGCAAAAGTAATTGCTGAAAAGTTAAGTGTAGCGGAAAGAACGATTCGTCTCGACTTTGCTTTTTTAAGAGATAGATTTAATGCTCCTATTCAATTCAATCAGTCTAAAGGCTACTACTATTCAGATAATACTTGGCGTTTACCAACAATCCCTTTGACCCAAGGGGAATTATTTGCTTTGACGTTGGGTGCAAGGGCATTAGAAGCTTATTCTGGGTCTGCCTATGAAGCAGAATTACAATCGTCCATTAAGCAGTTAGCAGCTCGTTTACCGCAAAAGATTTGGGTGGATTTAGAACGATTAGTCGATGAGCGGATTCACTTTCAACCAGGGGCAGAATTGTTAAATCTTGACCCGGATATTTATCAGGTCTTACATGAGGCTTGGAGGTCGTCACGTTCATTATGGATGCGCTATTACACTGCAGGCAGGAATGAAGAATCGGAACGTATTGTTGACCCCTATTATTTGGATATTTATCGGGGTAGTAACCCCTATTTAGTTGCTTTTTGTCATAATCGCCAAGCATTTCGGGAGTTCCGTTTAGACCGTATTCGAGAATATCGAATCTTAGATGAGCATTTTGAACCTGACCCTAGCTTTGACTGGAAAAAGTATAGTCAGAATGCGTTTCAAGTGGAAAAGGGCGATCGCCTTCATAAAGTAGTGATTGATTTTGCATCGAGGGCTGCTCCCTATATCAGAGAGCGGGAGTGGCATCCCTCCCAAAGGATTGATGAGCATCCTAACGAGTCTTTGACATTGTATCTGGAAGTGGGAGGACTTCAGGAGGTGAAGCGGTGGGTGTTAGGTTACGGCAAGGATGCTTTGGCCAAGTCTCCACCGGAACTGGTCAAATTGCTTCAGGAAGAGACTGAGGCAATGGCCCGACAAAACGAAATTGGAGGTTGGGAGTAATGCAAGAGGTTACTATAGCTATAGGCAGACCTCCATTGATGCAACTGGTTGGCCCGCAATCAGACTGCGTTGAGCACATAAGTGCGGTATCGGATTACCCTCCTATACTCTCAACCTTTGATGCCATAAGGCGTTCCGTGTCTGCCCTCACAAAAAATCTAATGATAAGAGTGGTATCGGAGAGACTTATGCTAGAATGAAGCAACAAAAAGACGACCGCCGTCCGCATGGGATAGGGTCGCTTTCACAAAACTAATTTGATCATTATGGAAAACCGCCAAAAATTCAAGGATTCAGGCTTATTCCCTTCAATATCTACATCTTCTTACCACGACAGGGAATTTGTAGAGCGTTTAATCAGTGAGAATCAGCAACTACGTCAATTGGCTTGTCCGCTATCTGATGACTGTCTTTGCGTTGATGACTGGCTACAAAAAGACTACGCCAAAGATAGGGGCTTGTAATTGCTTAATGACTTACTCCCTGTCTGACTTTTTGATGGGAAGTAAGTATTTGCTAAAAGTAAACTATACGTTTTATGGAGACTAATACAAAATGCATCAAATTTTGACCATTATTGAAAAGGATGAGTTTGGCTATTATGCTTATTGTCCTGCTTTAGAGGGTTGTCAAACTCAGGGAGATTCTTTGGAAGAAGTTGAGCAAAATATCAAAGAAGCCATTGCATTATACCTTTCTACGTTGACGAAGGAGGAAAAACAAAAACTCTTTGATAAAGAGTTAACTGCAATGATGACAGAGGTTCAAGTTGCCTAAAATACCGCGTTTAACTGCAAAACAAGCTGAGAAAATGCTCTTGGATGCTGGGTTTGAATTGTTACGAAGTGAAGGTAGCCATCGTATTTATGGCAAACAATCACGCAGAGTTGTAATTCCATTTCATTCTGGCAAAATTTTGCATCCAAAAATTGTTAAGCAAGTAATTCAAGCAATTCAAAATGATTAATTGGTGATTATAATGAACTTTATTGATTTGGCCTTTCCTGTAAAAGGTACAGTGCTTAATGCCGATCACAATTATTATTTGTATTCGGCGATCGCCAAAGAGTTTCCTATCCTTCACGATTTACCCGATTTGGCAGTTAATACTATTTCTGGCAAGCCAGATCGAGAGGGTAAAATTCTATTAGTGCCAGGTTCTAAACTTTGGATGCGTTTACCGATTGACAACATTACCCACATTTACCAATTGGCAGGTAAAAAGCTTCGTATTGGTCAATATAGTATTGAGCTGGGTAATCCTAGTTTGCATCCTTTAGAGCCGGTAGAATCACTGAAAGCCCGTATCATTACTATTAAAGGTCATACCGAACCTATTTCTTTTTTGGAAGCAGTAAAACGGCAACTTTTT carries:
- a CDS encoding type II toxin-antitoxin system HicA family toxin; its protein translation is MPKIPRLTAKQAEKMLLDAGFELLRSEGSHRIYGKQSRRVVIPFHSGKILHPKIVKQVIQAIQND
- a CDS encoding type II toxin-antitoxin system HicB family antitoxin yields the protein MHQILTIIEKDEFGYYAYCPALEGCQTQGDSLEEVEQNIKEAIALYLSTLTKEEKQKLFDKELTAMMTEVQVA
- the arsC gene encoding arsenate reductase (glutaredoxin) (This arsenate reductase requires both glutathione and glutaredoxin to convert arsenate to arsenite, after which the efflux transporter formed by ArsA and ArsB can extrude the arsenite from the cell, providing resistance.): MIVIYHNPDCGTSRNVLQLIEAAGYLPQVIEYLKEGWTKPQLLGLFAAADLTPRSALRTTKSPAAELNLLEETVTDAQILDAMVEYPILVNRPIVCTPKGVRLCRPSEVVLDLLDQWPSGPFAKEDGELILDEQGNPVKLGLSTTH
- the cas6 gene encoding type I-MYXAN CRISPR-associated protein Cas6/Cmx6, with amino-acid sequence MNFIDLAFPVKGTVLNADHNYYLYSAIAKEFPILHDLPDLAVNTISGKPDREGKILLVPGSKLWMRLPIDNITHIYQLAGKKLRIGQYSIELGNPSLHPLEPVESLKARIITIKGHTEPISFLEAVKRQLFALEITEGDVGIPANHEGIPKRLTLQIKKPERTYSIVGYSVLLSNLSAEDSLKIQQVGIGGKRRLGCGVFYPAVKKSTNSGNKKNVEATLG
- a CDS encoding YafY family protein, with amino-acid sequence MTAQNVLSPRQLERLLAIDEYIRSPIRYTAKVIAEKLSVAERTIRLDFAFLRDRFNAPIQFNQSKGYYYSDNTWRLPTIPLTQGELFALTLGARALEAYSGSAYEAELQSSIKQLAARLPQKIWVDLERLVDERIHFQPGAELLNLDPDIYQVLHEAWRSSRSLWMRYYTAGRNEESERIVDPYYLDIYRGSNPYLVAFCHNRQAFREFRLDRIREYRILDEHFEPDPSFDWKKYSQNAFQVEKGDRLHKVVIDFASRAAPYIREREWHPSQRIDEHPNESLTLYLEVGGLQEVKRWVLGYGKDALAKSPPELVKLLQEETEAMARQNEIGGWE
- a CDS encoding SDR family oxidoreductase produces the protein MSTSAFPRTVLVTGVTGRTGSLVFQKLQAQPEYFTVRGLGRSPEKQQQVLGEQSTCFVGDIRKPETLVEPLRGCDVLVILTSAIPVVVGQPEPGQRPPLGFLTGEMPEDVDYHGQVNQIEAAKVAGVEHIILVGSMGGTNPDHMLNKIGDGNILLWKRKAEQYLIDSGIDYTIIRAGGLLDQPGGKRELLVGKDDQLLIDPPEGIPTSIPRADIAELVVRAIIEPQARNKAFDVISKPEADTTATVTRDFAGLFSQTMPGL
- a CDS encoding HNH endonuclease encodes the protein MKDNRYSPDWTAIATTKKQSVNWVCERCGVQCLKPGEDKELSKEERYRLRMAVHHCDYNPANNSPSNLMALCLPCHLHYHRRQQGNVTPGQLSLEFC